The Thioclava nitratireducens genome includes a region encoding these proteins:
- the repA gene encoding plasmid partitioning protein RepA produces the protein MSEVEQDLDIAIGHYAELLASNLHAQRAAHFPPDAKKVMRTLTSGEAAELLGVDHTYLRKLHREGKIVDVETTAGSHRRYTLDDIWEIRQTLEGNAKKSGTYVPGRRDADELQVISVVNFKGGSGKTTTSAHLAQRLALKGYRVLAIDLDPQASLSALHGIQPELDLMEGGTLYDAVRYDDPVPIGEVIRKTYIRGLDLIPGNLELMEFEHETPAAIQRGGAKAFFARVHDALDSVEANYDVVVIDCPPQLGFLTMSALSASSGVLVTVHPQMLDLMSMSQFLRMTADLLGVIRDAGANLRFDWLRFLPTRYKVGDAPQTEVIAFIRGLFGRSVLTNHMVESTAISDAGLTKQTLYEADKKDFTRQTFDRAIESMNAVNDEIAEIIQNTWGRNGQKA, from the coding sequence ATGAGCGAAGTAGAGCAGGATCTAGACATCGCCATCGGGCACTACGCGGAACTTCTCGCGTCGAACCTGCATGCGCAGCGCGCTGCGCACTTCCCGCCGGATGCAAAGAAGGTGATGCGCACTTTGACTAGCGGCGAAGCTGCTGAACTCCTTGGCGTCGATCATACCTATCTTCGTAAGCTTCATCGAGAAGGAAAGATCGTTGACGTCGAGACGACGGCTGGAAGTCATCGCCGCTATACCCTGGACGATATCTGGGAAATCCGTCAGACACTTGAAGGAAATGCAAAGAAGTCTGGAACTTACGTGCCTGGACGTCGCGACGCTGACGAGCTTCAAGTCATTTCAGTGGTGAACTTCAAGGGCGGGTCAGGCAAGACGACGACGTCTGCTCACCTCGCTCAACGCTTGGCGCTTAAGGGGTACAGGGTTCTTGCGATCGATCTCGACCCTCAAGCATCCCTTTCAGCTCTTCATGGAATCCAGCCGGAACTCGACCTTATGGAGGGCGGGACCCTTTATGATGCCGTTCGCTACGACGACCCGGTTCCGATCGGCGAAGTGATCCGCAAGACCTACATCCGCGGCCTTGATCTCATCCCGGGCAACCTCGAACTTATGGAGTTCGAGCACGAGACGCCTGCTGCTATCCAGCGAGGAGGTGCAAAGGCGTTCTTTGCGAGAGTTCATGATGCTCTCGATAGTGTTGAAGCAAACTACGACGTTGTTGTGATCGACTGCCCGCCGCAGCTTGGTTTCTTGACGATGTCAGCACTTTCCGCGTCCTCGGGTGTCCTCGTGACGGTTCACCCGCAGATGCTTGACCTCATGTCGATGTCCCAATTCCTGCGAATGACTGCGGATCTCTTGGGAGTGATCAGGGATGCAGGCGCAAATTTACGCTTCGATTGGCTGCGCTTTTTGCCAACGCGATACAAAGTCGGCGACGCGCCACAAACCGAAGTCATCGCTTTCATTCGCGGGCTGTTTGGGAGGTCGGTCCTGACCAATCACATGGTTGAATCGACCGCAATCTCTGACGCCGGCTTGACCAAGCAAACGCTCTACGAAGCTGACAAAAAGGACTTCACGCGTCAGACGTTTGATCGTGCGATCGAATCCATGAACGCAGTCAACGATGAGATCGCTGAAATCATCCAGAACACATGGGGGCGAAATGGCCAGAAAGCCTAA
- a CDS encoding DUF1403 family protein, producing MTSLMPDISDAYETLPHLPAWVTRGHGETLEDVAFLSGAALSHLHLVLKRDAAPHALLRERLSLRAAELRVTHSGRPERAPDLRDAVNLLRDGDLPGPAGEVYLAWRRAVERPTSVASLHRALPNHAPEALERWLAVGQGAPVARAADVLEAVLAEAPRAQLAALILADAALAQALGWNHLVPLLSTGLKRAELRLTGTELHLACHRALHTAAIEAVRLLTDLTRRTARLRAVAPKLRAKGAAEAVALFLSRDAVAPAALPLPDRAARRLCDRLVQLRAIRELTGRDTFRLYGV from the coding sequence ATGACATCGCTGATGCCCGACATCTCTGACGCTTACGAAACCTTACCGCACCTGCCGGCTTGGGTCACGCGGGGGCATGGCGAAACCCTTGAAGATGTGGCGTTTTTGTCGGGTGCCGCGTTGAGTCATCTGCATCTGGTGTTGAAGCGCGACGCCGCCCCCCATGCTTTGTTGCGCGAACGTCTTTCATTACGCGCAGCGGAACTTCGCGTGACCCATTCGGGCCGCCCCGAGCGTGCGCCGGACCTACGCGACGCGGTGAACCTTTTGCGCGACGGTGATCTGCCAGGACCGGCGGGCGAGGTCTATCTAGCATGGCGGCGCGCGGTGGAGCGGCCGACCTCGGTCGCGTCGCTTCATCGTGCGCTGCCGAATCACGCGCCGGAGGCGCTCGAACGTTGGCTGGCGGTGGGGCAGGGGGCCCCGGTCGCGCGGGCGGCGGACGTTCTTGAGGCGGTTCTTGCCGAGGCGCCGCGCGCGCAACTCGCAGCGCTGATCCTCGCCGACGCCGCCTTGGCGCAGGCGCTTGGTTGGAACCATCTGGTGCCGCTGCTTTCAACGGGCCTCAAACGCGCCGAGCTGCGCCTGACCGGGACGGAGCTGCACCTCGCCTGCCACCGCGCGCTGCATACGGCTGCCATCGAGGCGGTCCGGCTGTTAACAGACCTTACTCGCCGAACCGCCCGGCTGCGTGCGGTGGCGCCGAAGCTGCGCGCAAAAGGGGCGGCGGAGGCGGTGGCGTTATTCCTCTCCCGGGATGCCGTTGCCCCTGCGGCCCTGCCGCTACCCGATCGCGCCGCGCGCCGGCTTTGCGACCGGCTCGTCCAACTGCGTGCGATCCGCGAGTTGACCGGGCGCGACACCTTCCGCCTGTATGGTGTGTGA
- a CDS encoding LysR family transcriptional regulator, protein MNRNNISLSDYLAVLTLRRTGTFRTAAEALKMSPSALSRQVAALEERLKVRLFDRDTRNVLLTASGEVFARIAERMVNTADDAQAEFDAHLSARHGQLTIAGLPSVTAALLPGILRRFAQRHPQIDLKIIDALSESVIEVVESGRAEIGFTAGTGSTRSRLSFQPVTDDRFLAIGAPDGPLAEDRLYDWGELVEMPFIAMAQGTSVRELLDSACLRLDRPLSPRFEVAHLATAGAFVAAGLGITALPELTLAVLPTDRLVRREIRDFGMRRRIGLVRQPGRSLSPAAAAFMQVLAEEQTQAEPPNELNSPEPRSERQVSSLR, encoded by the coding sequence ATGAATCGCAATAATATTTCCCTATCGGATTATCTAGCCGTTCTGACCCTGCGGCGCACGGGAACATTTCGGACCGCCGCCGAGGCGTTGAAGATGTCGCCGTCTGCGCTGTCGAGACAGGTCGCGGCGCTGGAGGAACGGCTGAAGGTGCGGCTGTTCGACCGCGATACGCGCAATGTGTTGCTCACCGCGAGCGGGGAGGTCTTTGCCCGCATTGCCGAGCGAATGGTCAACACCGCCGACGATGCTCAGGCAGAGTTCGACGCGCATCTTTCGGCGCGCCATGGGCAGCTGACAATCGCCGGACTGCCCTCGGTCACGGCGGCACTGTTGCCGGGTATTCTGCGTCGCTTCGCGCAGCGCCATCCGCAGATCGACCTGAAGATCATTGATGCCCTGTCCGAGAGCGTGATCGAGGTCGTGGAGTCGGGTCGGGCCGAGATCGGCTTCACCGCCGGAACGGGCTCCACCCGGTCGCGGCTTTCATTTCAGCCGGTGACGGATGACAGGTTCCTCGCGATCGGCGCCCCTGACGGGCCACTTGCGGAGGATCGTCTCTATGATTGGGGTGAATTGGTCGAGATGCCGTTCATCGCGATGGCGCAGGGCACTTCGGTGCGAGAACTGCTCGACAGCGCCTGCCTGCGCCTTGACCGCCCGCTTTCGCCGCGGTTCGAAGTTGCGCATCTCGCCACGGCCGGGGCTTTCGTGGCGGCGGGGCTTGGCATCACCGCACTTCCAGAGCTGACGCTCGCCGTTTTGCCGACCGATCGTCTCGTGCGTCGTGAAATTCGCGATTTCGGGATGCGTCGCCGGATCGGTCTGGTGCGCCAGCCAGGACGCTCATTGTCTCCGGCGGCAGCGGCATTCATGCAAGTTCTAGCGGAGGAGCAAACGCAGGCCGAGCCGCCAAACGAGCTGAACTCACCGGAGCCCCGCTCCGAGAGGCAAGTGTCTTCTTTAAGGTAA
- the repB gene encoding plasmid partitioning protein RepB, whose product MARKPKLGLPLQTLRNAPDALEGRRLRGGVFEIEPAQIVTEGRLDDRLQIEVEGLKNSIAKNGQRVPVLVRPLEGDRYNLIYGRRRLEACRELGIKVRAIVTEVEGDQALRDQLLENQERRDLSFIERALVATALLDGDHLEGAERTNRGVAEVLNLREAAVSQLSNVVRTVGEELIQAIGAAPGIGRPRWEELKKALGAYDGDRDQLQAAAHAAKSESSGSGDEVSDRAFLAVLEAAKSAERKASPPRKGAPALAIPGVGAATVKTGRQGKQLKLDLTTDEPEFVSWLEGNASKLITELHERWKRSED is encoded by the coding sequence ATGGCCAGAAAGCCTAAACTTGGCCTGCCGCTGCAGACCCTTCGCAACGCTCCTGACGCTCTTGAAGGGCGCCGCCTGCGCGGCGGTGTATTTGAGATCGAGCCGGCGCAGATTGTTACCGAAGGACGGTTGGATGACAGGCTTCAGATTGAAGTTGAAGGCCTGAAGAACTCTATTGCCAAGAACGGTCAGCGTGTGCCTGTCTTGGTCCGCCCACTGGAAGGTGATCGCTACAACCTGATCTATGGCCGCAGACGCCTGGAAGCATGTCGCGAACTCGGTATCAAAGTTCGAGCCATCGTCACGGAAGTTGAGGGTGATCAAGCGCTTCGAGATCAGCTTCTCGAGAACCAAGAGCGTCGTGATCTGAGCTTTATTGAACGTGCGCTTGTAGCGACGGCGCTTCTGGACGGCGACCATTTGGAAGGGGCGGAGCGCACTAATCGAGGTGTCGCCGAAGTCCTTAACCTCCGCGAAGCTGCGGTTTCACAACTCTCGAATGTCGTTCGGACGGTTGGCGAGGAACTCATCCAGGCAATTGGTGCAGCTCCTGGGATTGGTCGCCCGAGATGGGAAGAACTCAAAAAGGCCTTGGGTGCCTACGACGGTGATCGAGACCAATTGCAAGCCGCAGCTCATGCAGCCAAGTCCGAAAGTTCCGGCTCGGGCGATGAAGTTTCTGATCGTGCGTTTCTCGCAGTTCTGGAAGCTGCGAAGAGCGCGGAGAGGAAGGCAAGTCCGCCTCGCAAAGGCGCGCCTGCTTTGGCGATCCCCGGTGTCGGAGCTGCGACAGTCAAGACCGGTCGCCAAGGCAAGCAGCTAAAACTCGATCTGACTACGGATGAACCTGAATTTGTCAGCTGGTTGGAGGGCAATGCCTCAAAGCTGATTACCGAGCTTCATGAGCGCTGGAAGCGTTCAGAAGACTGA
- a CDS encoding DUF1403 family protein — protein sequence MTSQKPDISDARVTLPQLPAWVTQGHRETPEDVAFLSGATLIHLRLVLTRDDPHQALLRERLALRAAEVCATHSGRPERAAELRDAVHLLREGDLPGPAGENYLAWRRAVERPVSGAALQRALPGHPPEALNGWFAAGQGAPVAQAAGVLEAVLADAPRALLAALILADAALAQALGWSHVTPLLANGLKRADLRLKEANLRLACHRAVHSAGIEAARLSTNLTRRTARLRAVAPKLRAKGAAEAVTLFLTRDAIAPAALPLPDRAARRLCDRLVQLGAIRELTGRDTFRLYGV from the coding sequence ATGACGTCGCAGAAGCCCGACATCTCAGACGCTCGCGTAACCCTACCGCAGCTGCCGGCCTGGGTCACGCAGGGACATCGCGAAACCCCTGAAGATGTGGCGTTTTTGTCGGGCGCGACTCTGATCCACCTGCGCCTGGTGTTGACGCGAGACGACCCCCACCAAGCCTTGTTACGCGAACGCCTGGCCCTGCGCGCAGCGGAAGTCTGTGCGACGCATTCGGGCCGCCCCGAGCGCGCAGCGGAGTTGCGCGACGCCGTGCATCTGTTGCGCGAGGGCGATCTGCCGGGGCCTGCGGGCGAGAACTATCTTGCATGGCGGCGCGCGGTGGAGAGGCCGGTGTCGGGCGCGGCGCTGCAACGTGCTCTGCCGGGTCACCCGCCGGAGGCGCTCAACGGCTGGTTTGCCGCGGGGCAGGGGGCGCCGGTCGCGCAGGCGGCGGGCGTTCTGGAGGCGGTGCTCGCAGACGCCCCGCGTGCGCTTCTCGCGGCGCTGATCCTCGCTGATGCCGCCTTGGCGCAGGCGCTTGGTTGGAGCCATGTGACGCCATTACTCGCCAATGGTCTGAAGCGCGCCGATCTGCGCCTGAAGGAAGCGAATCTGCGTCTCGCTTGCCATCGTGCCGTGCATTCTGCTGGGATCGAGGCCGCCCGGCTGTCAACAAACCTTACGCGCCGAACCGCCCGGCTGCGCGCCGTGGCGCCAAAGCTGCGGGCGAAAGGGGCGGCGGAGGCGGTGACGTTATTCCTCACCCGGGACGCAATCGCCCCGGCCGCCCTGCCGCTGCCCGATCGTGCCGCGCGGCGGCTGTGCGACCGGCTCGTCCAACTGGGGGCGATCCGCGAGCTGACCGGGCGCGATACCTTCCGCCTATATGGTGTGTGA
- a CDS encoding TAXI family TRAP transporter solute-binding subunit: MKYTLAALLSATLLASPLAAQEKDLLIGSTSASSSHYGYFVAVGQLINEKAEGLKASVVETGATMDNIRRMARGQIDLGLVTTNAVQHADAGTNAFESNPQDLRLLWVYTNAPQNVIVRADSGVDSLEGLKGKRFNPGIKGGSTEATTEAVFDTLGLSADYVRGSTTDIVGAIKDNRLAGYVKSGSGTKLDGSTMDIAVSTDINVLGLSDAQAEKLRADMPDISVVNIPAGAAEGIPAYSTWAFGVGVAAPASMDDETAYKIVSAIMSDDTAQANAMASLKGANLAQMTLDYGTVPLHPGALRWFEEQGMDVPAKLKGE, translated from the coding sequence ATGAAATACACGCTCGCCGCGCTCCTCAGCGCGACCCTTCTCGCATCGCCGCTGGCTGCGCAGGAGAAAGATTTGCTGATCGGATCGACGTCCGCTTCGTCCAGCCATTACGGCTATTTCGTCGCGGTCGGTCAGCTCATCAACGAAAAGGCCGAAGGGCTCAAGGCCTCCGTCGTCGAGACCGGTGCTACCATGGACAACATCCGGCGCATGGCCCGCGGACAGATCGACCTCGGTCTCGTGACCACGAATGCGGTGCAGCACGCGGATGCGGGCACCAACGCCTTCGAAAGCAACCCGCAGGATCTGCGTCTGCTCTGGGTCTACACCAATGCGCCGCAAAACGTCATCGTGCGCGCTGACTCCGGTGTCGACAGCCTTGAGGGGCTGAAGGGCAAGCGCTTCAATCCGGGGATCAAGGGCGGCTCCACGGAGGCTACGACCGAGGCCGTGTTCGACACGCTAGGTCTTTCGGCGGACTACGTCCGCGGCTCGACCACCGACATCGTCGGCGCGATCAAGGACAACAGGCTGGCAGGCTACGTCAAATCCGGCTCGGGCACGAAGCTCGACGGGTCCACGATGGATATTGCGGTCTCGACCGACATCAACGTGCTTGGCCTGAGCGACGCGCAGGCAGAGAAACTGCGCGCGGATATGCCGGACATCTCCGTCGTCAATATTCCCGCAGGTGCCGCAGAGGGCATTCCCGCCTACAGCACCTGGGCTTTCGGTGTCGGCGTGGCGGCCCCCGCTTCGATGGACGACGAGACCGCCTATAAGATCGTCTCCGCAATCATGTCTGACGACACCGCGCAGGCCAATGCAATGGCCAGCCTGAAAGGCGCAAATCTGGCTCAGATGACGCTCGATTACGGCACCGTGCCGCTGCACCCCGGTGCGTTGCGCTGGTTCGAAGAGCAGGGCATGGACGTCCCCGCCAAACTGAAGGGCGAGTAA
- the repC gene encoding plasmid replication protein RepC has protein sequence MKYTPISPFMRPISHAHLRVIERPEASVPGRPVNKWELLRELSKAQAAFGVSERDLAILQGLLSFFPDDALGGNAEMVVFPSNKAICERLNGMPCSTMRRHLARLVEAGLLQRRDSPNGKRYVRKHGEERVAFGFDLSPLYCQSEEIARAAEAVREAEERARRLREVVSLMRRDLAALAEFGDEMQPGLGIWDQLRDKATLTARGLRRKLSIEDLEVYRADLEALLDQARNLIDGPETEEMNTNGARSERHHHNSNKESIDLEPALEKSGAADGVPDVDTDESVADVDERNTRHIPKIPLHLVIAACPSLKTFYQGEIRHWHQLFDAACHVRPAMGISASAWEEAQRFMGPEQASIVVSAMLERFEDIRSPGGYLRALTAKAAAGEFSCGPMVMALVGRRSAA, from the coding sequence ATGAAGTACACACCGATTTCGCCGTTTATGCGGCCGATTTCGCACGCCCACCTGCGCGTGATCGAGCGACCCGAGGCATCTGTTCCGGGCAGACCCGTCAACAAGTGGGAACTCCTGCGCGAGCTCTCGAAGGCACAAGCGGCCTTTGGCGTGTCGGAACGCGATTTGGCTATTTTGCAGGGGCTTCTCAGCTTCTTTCCAGACGATGCACTTGGCGGGAACGCCGAGATGGTGGTCTTCCCCTCGAACAAGGCGATCTGTGAGCGCCTGAATGGTATGCCCTGCTCCACGATGCGTCGTCATCTCGCGCGTCTTGTCGAGGCTGGTTTGCTCCAGCGGCGTGATAGCCCCAATGGAAAGCGCTACGTCCGCAAGCACGGCGAAGAGCGCGTTGCCTTTGGCTTCGATCTTTCCCCGCTCTACTGCCAGTCCGAGGAGATAGCACGTGCCGCAGAGGCCGTACGTGAGGCTGAGGAGCGGGCCAGGCGTCTGAGAGAGGTTGTAAGCCTCATGCGGCGCGATCTCGCGGCTCTCGCGGAGTTCGGAGACGAGATGCAGCCAGGCCTAGGCATCTGGGATCAGCTTCGTGACAAGGCCACCCTCACAGCTCGCGGGCTTCGGCGCAAGCTTTCAATCGAGGACCTCGAGGTTTATCGAGCCGATCTTGAAGCTCTTCTCGACCAGGCGCGCAACCTTATTGATGGCCCTGAAACAGAAGAAATGAACACCAATGGTGCCCGATCTGAGCGTCACCATCATAATTCAAATAAAGAATCTATAGATCTTGAACCTGCTTTAGAAAAAAGCGGGGCGGCGGACGGCGTGCCAGATGTGGACACGGATGAGTCTGTGGCTGACGTCGATGAACGGAACACAAGACACATTCCAAAGATCCCGCTGCATCTAGTGATCGCGGCATGTCCCTCGCTCAAGACCTTCTACCAAGGCGAAATCCGGCATTGGCATCAGCTTTTCGACGCGGCATGCCACGTGCGGCCAGCCATGGGGATTAGTGCGTCTGCATGGGAAGAAGCCCAGCGGTTCATGGGTCCGGAGCAAGCGTCGATCGTTGTTTCTGCTATGCTGGAACGTTTCGAGGACATCAGATCGCCTGGTGGATACTTGCGAGCTTTGACTGCCAAAGCTGCAGCCGGTGAGTTTTCCTGTGGGCCGATGGTCATGGCATTGGTTGGACGGCGATCTGCAGCTTAA
- a CDS encoding TRAP transporter permease has product MSRANLPVIQKGLAILVGAFVFYTAATGPFEGLIQRALFLALITALGFALYPLGAGKSWRKLGLVIDLLLCAAVLVACGYVIWNYDKIMSSLPWATTLDKALTVGLVLAVLELGRRTVGLIFPVLVLIGIGYALYGDMLPGALHHRGFDSAFVTETIFLGDLGIWGMLTGVAATVIAAFVLFGALLLHSGGGQAFMDLAMRLGGRQPGGAAKIATIASGLFGMISGSAVANVATTGNFTIPMMIRLGYPRAFAAAVEAVASTGGQIAPPIMGAAAFVMAEILGVPYTTIILGAIIPAVLFYASVFVTVHFVAVKRGLAIVPDEELPAWATILAPRRIAPILCALGGLGIGIWLGRSIATSAFYGVVGLLIAFVATEWGRLSPREMAAQVISGLEDAGKGLVIIGVLLAGAQILVSMINLTGIGVTLSSLIVSMAGDSVPLVALIVGLVCLIMGMGLPTTAAYVLVAAVLAPAMTAVGVDPLAAHLFVFYFATISVITPPVCVAVFVGSGIANTNWLPAAGHAVRLGAVTYLVPFLLLIFPGMLFTGGPLAIAEAMLGGAALVVAVPALLVGAPMTGSRPFDIALLIAVIGLAIWPNPATPIVALALLFGAFKFGQRQKGAMA; this is encoded by the coding sequence ATGAGCCGCGCGAACCTCCCGGTCATCCAAAAGGGATTGGCGATCCTCGTCGGCGCCTTCGTGTTCTACACGGCGGCCACCGGCCCGTTCGAGGGGCTGATCCAACGGGCCCTGTTTCTTGCCCTGATCACCGCGTTGGGGTTCGCGCTCTATCCCCTCGGCGCCGGCAAAAGCTGGCGCAAGCTCGGGCTCGTTATCGACCTTCTCCTCTGCGCAGCAGTTCTGGTTGCCTGCGGCTATGTGATCTGGAACTACGACAAGATCATGTCGTCGCTGCCCTGGGCGACCACGCTGGACAAGGCACTGACGGTCGGCCTCGTGCTGGCGGTGCTGGAACTGGGGCGGCGTACGGTGGGGCTGATCTTTCCGGTGCTGGTGTTGATCGGGATCGGCTATGCGCTTTACGGAGACATGCTGCCCGGCGCGCTGCACCATCGCGGCTTTGACAGCGCCTTCGTGACCGAGACGATTTTTCTGGGAGACCTCGGCATCTGGGGAATGCTGACAGGTGTCGCGGCCACGGTGATCGCGGCATTCGTGCTGTTCGGCGCGCTGTTGTTGCATAGCGGCGGCGGTCAGGCCTTCATGGATCTTGCGATGCGGCTCGGCGGGCGGCAACCTGGTGGGGCGGCGAAGATCGCCACCATTGCGAGCGGCCTTTTCGGTATGATCTCCGGCTCGGCCGTGGCCAATGTGGCAACCACCGGCAACTTCACCATCCCGATGATGATCCGCCTGGGATATCCGCGCGCCTTCGCGGCAGCGGTTGAGGCCGTCGCCTCCACCGGCGGACAGATTGCGCCGCCGATCATGGGGGCTGCAGCCTTCGTGATGGCCGAGATTCTCGGCGTGCCCTATACGACGATCATCCTCGGCGCGATCATCCCTGCGGTGCTGTTCTACGCCTCCGTCTTTGTCACTGTGCATTTCGTCGCGGTGAAACGCGGCCTCGCTATTGTCCCCGACGAAGAGCTGCCCGCCTGGGCAACCATCCTCGCGCCGCGCCGTATCGCCCCTATCCTTTGCGCGCTTGGTGGCCTTGGGATCGGCATCTGGCTGGGTCGCTCGATCGCCACCTCCGCTTTTTACGGGGTCGTCGGGCTCTTGATCGCCTTCGTGGCCACCGAATGGGGACGCCTGTCACCGCGAGAGATGGCGGCCCAAGTTATCAGCGGTTTGGAAGACGCAGGCAAGGGCCTTGTTATCATCGGCGTGCTGCTGGCGGGGGCGCAAATCCTCGTCTCGATGATCAACTTGACTGGCATCGGTGTCACGCTGTCGTCCCTGATCGTATCGATGGCCGGAGATAGCGTGCCTTTGGTGGCTCTGATCGTGGGTCTGGTCTGCCTGATCATGGGAATGGGCTTACCGACCACCGCCGCCTATGTTCTGGTCGCTGCCGTGCTTGCCCCGGCGATGACTGCGGTGGGCGTCGACCCGTTGGCCGCGCATCTCTTCGTGTTCTACTTCGCCACTATCTCGGTGATTACGCCGCCAGTCTGCGTCGCCGTCTTCGTCGGTTCGGGTATCGCCAACACCAATTGGCTGCCGGCAGCCGGGCACGCGGTGCGGCTTGGCGCTGTGACCTATCTCGTTCCGTTCTTGTTGCTGATCTTTCCCGGCATGCTCTTCACCGGCGGCCCGCTGGCAATTGCCGAGGCGATGCTGGGCGGTGCGGCGCTGGTCGTCGCGGTTCCAGCCCTGCTCGTCGGCGCGCCGATGACGGGCTCAAGACCGTTCGATATCGCGCTCCTGATCGCGGTGATCGGCCTGGCCATCTGGCCGAACCCGGCCACACCGATCGTTGCTTTGGCGCTCCTGTTCGGCGCGTTCAAATTCGGTCAACGCCAGAAAGGAGCCATGGCATGA
- a CDS encoding tyrosine-type recombinase/integrase, with protein sequence MSDSPDAPDASPALPAHVAGSGALDRLVETARGYAQQSAADNTLSAYAADWAHFARWCRMKGADDLPPSPEMIGLYLADLAAPADNMAGLSVPTIERRLSGLTWNVAQRGFTIDRRNRHIATVLAGIRRRHARPPKQKEAIAPEEILAMAATLPHDLRGLRDRAILLLGYAGGLRRSEITGLDHARDETIDGRGWVEIMEDGAVLTLNAKTGWREVEIGRGTSGRSCPVHALEQWLRFAKIGFGPLFVRVSRDGRRALEARLNDRHVARLIKQTVLAAGIRSDLPEAERLALFSGHSLRAGLASWAEVDERHVQKHLGHASAEMTRRYQRRKDRFRVNLTKAAGL encoded by the coding sequence ATGAGCGACAGCCCCGACGCCCCCGACGCATCCCCTGCCCTGCCCGCACATGTCGCGGGTTCCGGCGCGCTCGATCGCCTCGTGGAGACCGCGCGGGGCTACGCGCAGCAATCGGCGGCGGACAATACGCTTTCAGCCTATGCTGCGGATTGGGCGCATTTCGCGCGATGGTGCCGGATGAAGGGCGCGGACGACCTGCCCCCGTCGCCCGAGATGATCGGACTCTATCTTGCGGATCTCGCCGCGCCGGCTGACAACATGGCGGGCCTGTCCGTGCCCACAATCGAGCGGCGGCTCTCGGGCCTAACCTGGAACGTGGCGCAGCGCGGTTTCACCATCGACCGACGCAACCGGCATATCGCCACCGTACTCGCTGGCATCCGTCGCCGTCATGCGCGTCCACCGAAGCAGAAGGAGGCGATCGCTCCCGAGGAGATCCTCGCCATGGCGGCCACCCTGCCCCACGACCTGCGCGGTTTGCGGGACCGCGCGATCCTTCTGCTCGGCTATGCTGGCGGCCTGCGGCGATCGGAGATCACCGGTCTGGATCATGCGCGAGACGAGACGATCGACGGGCGCGGTTGGGTAGAGATAATGGAAGACGGTGCGGTGCTGACGCTGAACGCGAAGACCGGCTGGCGCGAGGTCGAGATCGGGCGCGGCACCTCAGGACGCAGTTGCCCGGTCCACGCGCTCGAGCAATGGCTGCGCTTCGCAAAGATCGGTTTCGGCCCCCTCTTCGTGCGCGTCTCGCGCGATGGGCGTCGGGCGCTCGAGGCACGGCTCAACGACCGTCATGTTGCGCGGTTGATCAAGCAGACCGTCCTCGCAGCCGGCATCCGCAGCGATCTTCCCGAAGCCGAAAGGCTCGCGCTATTCTCCGGCCATAGCCTGCGTGCGGGGCTCGCAAGCTGGGCCGAGGTGGACGAACGCCATGTGCAGAAACATCTCGGCCACGCCTCAGCGGAAATGACCCGCCGCTATCAACGCCGCAAAGATCGGTTCCGCGTAAACCTCACGAAGGCGGCCGGGCTATGA
- the scpB gene encoding SMC-Scp complex subunit ScpB, producing the protein MAKDRTSLDRELHDLPPELRWREWMRRIEAVLFASATPVLRDDLARVVGQGASVDLLIADLAADLEGRSFEVARVADGWMLRTRSSYAPAIRAAADVGDQLFDLSEFDIAVLAAIAYHQPITRDGLKDIFGKEISRDLTGRLHARGLIATGPRAPQRGAPFTFVTTDQFLAAFDLETLQDLPDREGLEDAGVMEADQEHVSK; encoded by the coding sequence ATGGCGAAGGACCGGACATCGCTGGACCGCGAGCTTCATGACTTGCCGCCCGAGCTACGTTGGCGCGAATGGATGCGGCGGATCGAGGCGGTGCTCTTTGCCTCCGCAACGCCAGTTCTACGCGACGATCTGGCGCGGGTGGTGGGGCAGGGGGCGTCGGTCGACCTGCTGATCGCCGATCTCGCCGCCGATCTGGAGGGGCGCTCATTCGAGGTCGCTCGCGTCGCCGACGGTTGGATGCTGCGCACCCGGTCCTCTTATGCGCCCGCGATCCGGGCAGCGGCGGATGTCGGAGACCAGCTCTTCGATCTGAGCGAATTCGACATAGCCGTGCTCGCGGCCATCGCTTACCACCAACCGATCACCCGCGACGGGCTGAAGGACATTTTCGGCAAGGAAATCAGCCGCGACCTCACGGGCCGCCTGCACGCGCGCGGCCTGATCGCTACCGGCCCTCGCGCCCCTCAACGCGGCGCTCCGTTTACTTTCGTTACCACCGATCAGTTCCTCGCGGCCTTCGATCTGGAGACTCTGCAGGATCTGCCCGACCGTGAAGGGCTGGAGGATGCGGGGGTGATGGAGGCGGATCAGGAGCACGTCTCCAAGTGA